In Sulfuricurvum sp., the following are encoded in one genomic region:
- a CDS encoding NADH-quinone oxidoreductase subunit C: MRAYTPKDNVQAKPYYTDRFWVAPQVAKHDVSSDDVFTHDLEAIKAKFDVLDAYIQVDQMVVIIKAADNFGVIELMKNELEYNQLSELSAIDWLAAEGKFEIFYQMLSMSKRKRVRVKCKIDEKESIQSLSSLFRSADWSEREMYDMFGVVVNNHPFMKRILMPDDWEGFPLRKTYPLQGDEFAAWYEVDKIFGKEAREIIGPENRDPARIDRYDTERFARLGHEVPRGTDITNGEPDTPLVYQEAEGVFLIEKFDAEKSVVISDRDR, translated from the coding sequence ATGAGAGCGTATACTCCAAAAGACAACGTCCAAGCAAAACCGTATTATACTGACCGTTTTTGGGTTGCTCCGCAAGTGGCGAAACACGATGTGAGCAGTGATGATGTGTTTACGCACGACCTCGAAGCGATTAAAGCAAAATTTGACGTATTGGATGCGTATATCCAAGTAGACCAAATGGTAGTCATTATTAAGGCTGCTGATAATTTCGGCGTTATCGAGTTGATGAAAAATGAGCTTGAGTATAATCAGCTCTCTGAGCTCTCAGCCATCGATTGGTTAGCGGCAGAGGGGAAATTTGAAATTTTCTACCAAATGCTCAGTATGTCCAAACGCAAACGTGTTCGGGTGAAATGCAAAATCGATGAGAAAGAGTCGATCCAAAGCCTCTCATCATTGTTCCGCTCCGCTGATTGGTCTGAGCGTGAGATGTACGATATGTTCGGTGTTGTGGTCAACAACCATCCGTTTATGAAACGTATTTTGATGCCGGATGATTGGGAAGGGTTCCCATTGCGTAAAACCTACCCACTCCAAGGGGATGAGTTTGCCGCATGGTATGAAGTGGACAAAATCTTCGGTAAAGAGGCGCGTGAGATTATCGGACCTGAAAACCGCGATCCAGCCCGAATCGATCGTTATGATACGGAACGTTTTGCCCGTTTGGGTCACGAAGTGCCTCGTGGAACAGATATCACGAATGGTGAACCGGATACCCCGCTTGTTTATCAAGAAGCTGAAGGTGTATTCTTGATCGAAAAATTTGATGCAGAGAAATCGGTTGTGATCTCTGATCGTGACCGTTAA
- a CDS encoding NADH-quinone oxidoreductase subunit B family protein, whose amino-acid sequence MAQHQVNYLKDGGLPVALTTIDKVVNWGRSNSLWALTYGLACCGIEMMASGASRYDFDRFGTIFRASPRQAELMVVAGTLTKKHAEFIRRLYDQMAEPKWVISMGSCANTGGMFNTYATVQGVDRVIPVDLYLPGCAPRPETLQYGVMMLQQKIRRESASRAQKPKRLM is encoded by the coding sequence ATGGCACAACATCAAGTAAATTATTTAAAAGACGGCGGTCTACCTGTCGCATTAACCACGATTGATAAAGTGGTTAACTGGGGTCGATCTAATTCACTTTGGGCGTTGACATACGGCTTGGCGTGTTGTGGTATCGAGATGATGGCTTCGGGTGCATCACGCTATGACTTTGACCGTTTCGGTACGATTTTCCGTGCTTCTCCGCGTCAAGCAGAGCTTATGGTCGTTGCAGGGACGTTGACCAAAAAACATGCTGAGTTTATTCGCCGTTTGTACGACCAAATGGCAGAGCCGAAATGGGTCATCTCTATGGGCTCATGTGCGAATACCGGCGGGATGTTTAACACTTACGCAACGGTTCAAGGGGTAGATCGTGTTATCCCTGTCGATTTGTATCTTCCAGGGTGTGCCCCACGTCCTGAGACGTTGCAATATGGGGTGATGATGCTCCAACAAAAAATTCGTCGTGAGAGTGCGTCTCGTGCTCAAAAGCCAAAAAGGTTGATGTAA
- a CDS encoding NAD(P)H-quinone oxidoreductase subunit 3 produces the protein MEHYNVANPYFGVFVLFVLTFGAFYATTVIARLASRALAAKDTEKIKLSPYECGPEVSKQPNRISTQFYLFALLFLLFDVEIVFMFPWAIDFKLLGWFGFVEMMMFILLLAIGFVYAWKKGALEWHNIK, from the coding sequence ATGGAGCACTACAACGTAGCAAATCCTTATTTTGGGGTATTTGTACTGTTTGTTCTCACCTTCGGGGCATTCTATGCAACCACGGTGATTGCACGTTTAGCCAGTCGCGCGCTCGCGGCTAAAGATACGGAAAAAATAAAACTCTCTCCGTACGAATGCGGACCTGAGGTGAGTAAACAACCTAACCGTATTTCGACACAGTTTTATCTGTTTGCATTGCTATTTTTGCTTTTCGATGTCGAGATCGTTTTTATGTTTCCGTGGGCGATTGATTTTAAATTGCTTGGTTGGTTTGGTTTTGTTGAGATGATGATGTTCATCTTGCTACTGGCTATCGGATTTGTTTATGCGTGGAAGAAAGGAGCCCTCGAATGGCACAACATCAAGTAA
- a CDS encoding ATP-binding protein produces the protein MLARSIDTLVKTALSISPIVLLKGARQVGKSTLSTHLNLHYVVLDDISVRISVKEDPIGFIQRLPKPACIDEIQKAPELLEALKLYVDANRRNGDFLLTGSANILDMKQAKDTLAGRIIELELYPLSLKEKSHEPKTNIIDALFEHSFESKYIAYADIVEQIIRGGYPEALKLITPMERRLWFSSYISTYVERDARDLAELRDIDSYFRFLNIIAPRSTQMLVKSDLAKEVGVRIETIENYLSILEQTFQVKMLRPYFENIGKQFVKSPKLYLNDTGVMSYFLKITTQQSFEESMYKGALVETLVCNELMKHLSFTEISTDIYHYRTNDKKEIDFILKRDNQIIAIEVKASMSVGKEDFKHIRDFQKNSQNHVMGIVFYMGENVLSFGEDCLAVPVSFL, from the coding sequence ATGTTAGCACGTAGCATTGATACATTGGTAAAAACAGCACTTTCAATTTCTCCTATTGTCCTTTTAAAAGGTGCTCGTCAAGTGGGCAAGTCCACCTTATCGACGCATCTTAATCTCCATTATGTTGTTTTAGATGATATTAGTGTTCGTATTAGCGTGAAAGAAGACCCTATTGGATTTATTCAACGATTACCTAAGCCGGCATGTATTGATGAAATACAAAAAGCACCAGAGCTTCTCGAAGCATTGAAACTCTATGTGGATGCTAACCGCCGCAACGGCGATTTCCTCCTCACCGGAAGTGCCAATATATTGGACATGAAACAAGCTAAAGATACGTTGGCAGGGCGGATCATAGAACTCGAGCTTTATCCTTTGAGTCTCAAAGAAAAATCCCATGAGCCTAAAACCAATATCATTGATGCATTGTTTGAGCATTCCTTTGAGAGCAAATATATTGCTTACGCTGACATAGTTGAGCAAATCATACGGGGTGGCTATCCCGAAGCTCTCAAGCTTATTACGCCGATGGAGCGTCGATTATGGTTTTCCTCCTACATTAGCACCTACGTTGAGAGAGATGCGAGAGACTTAGCCGAATTACGCGATATCGACAGCTATTTTCGCTTTTTGAACATTATTGCTCCACGAAGTACTCAGATGTTGGTGAAATCTGATTTAGCCAAAGAGGTTGGAGTTCGTATTGAGACGATTGAAAACTATTTGTCCATTTTAGAACAGACATTCCAAGTAAAAATGCTCAGACCGTATTTTGAGAATATTGGAAAACAATTCGTAAAATCTCCCAAACTGTATCTAAACGATACAGGGGTGATGAGTTATTTTTTGAAAATAACTACCCAACAGAGTTTTGAGGAATCGATGTATAAAGGTGCATTGGTTGAAACATTAGTATGTAATGAGCTAATGAAACATTTGAGTTTCACTGAAATCTCAACCGATATCTATCACTATCGAACCAACGACAAAAAAGAGATTGACTTTATCCTAAAACGTGACAATCAGATTATCGCTATTGAAGTCAAAGCATCTATGAGTGTTGGAAAAGAAGATTTTAAACACATCCGAGATTTTCAAAAAAATAGTCAAAATCACGTAATGGGGATTGTGTTTTATATGGGTGAAAACGTTTTATCGTTTGGAGAGGATTGCTTGGCAGTGCCAGTGAGTTTTTTGTAG
- a CDS encoding ATP-binding protein — MKYLIDFLENKHIEKTHIFAQLKCTIDEAKILQLLTRKFLQSQEDVAVFELLQEIYGAESYDYLAHFNEVKTLLELGWITHHSFTPIKISELSQLELFNTPVALTSIFMKLLEEGSLEMTLPEIKPYADHLEYLQDQFFRIELYQKMSIVRHSGNDHSLGVNRIQSKLDLLEKRIGERIAQTSQDVVLDRFFKQKKLEPKEQVIFLALLKEEYSATEGNLREMNTLIDLISFDDYERIKNRALLEDGARLINDDVIDYEEMLNPFGGISRAFYIVDEVLQSIMHPQKKKKASKLKLDMLIKEQEIFELIEPITSLENVVLNPSTEKTLQNLMRQLDREVIARLHAWGVKDKKAGIDARIIFYGPPGTGKTLTAHSLSRSLKRQVLSFDCSKILSMYVGESEKNVRKIFDTYADLTAQTKTEPILLLNEADQFLASRSAGVGSSADQMHNQMQNIFLEQIEKFQGILIATTNLLENIDQAFSRRFNYKIEFKKPDQSQRLKLWEMMLPKNAPFEEGFDVNKLTSHPLTGGQINLIVKNTAYNVAARDNAIFMLSDFEDEIRKEKAGSFDNEKSVGFLNR, encoded by the coding sequence TTGAAATATCTGATTGATTTTTTAGAGAACAAACATATCGAGAAAACCCACATTTTTGCCCAACTCAAATGTACGATAGATGAGGCAAAAATTTTACAGCTTCTCACCCGAAAATTTTTGCAGTCCCAAGAGGACGTAGCCGTTTTTGAGCTATTGCAAGAGATTTACGGAGCAGAAAGCTACGATTACCTTGCCCATTTTAACGAAGTCAAAACCCTTTTGGAATTGGGATGGATTACCCACCACTCCTTTACTCCGATTAAAATTAGTGAGTTGTCTCAGTTGGAGCTTTTTAATACTCCCGTGGCATTGACGTCGATATTTATGAAACTTCTCGAAGAGGGGTCATTAGAGATGACACTCCCTGAGATTAAACCTTATGCCGATCATTTGGAGTATCTCCAAGATCAATTTTTTCGTATCGAGTTGTACCAAAAAATGTCGATTGTCCGTCATAGCGGAAACGACCATTCACTTGGAGTGAACCGTATTCAGAGCAAACTGGACTTACTCGAAAAACGGATCGGTGAGCGGATTGCACAAACCTCTCAAGATGTGGTATTGGATCGTTTTTTTAAACAAAAAAAGCTTGAGCCCAAAGAGCAAGTGATTTTTTTAGCACTGCTAAAAGAGGAGTACAGTGCGACCGAGGGGAATTTAAGAGAGATGAATACCCTCATCGATTTGATTAGTTTTGATGATTATGAGCGGATCAAAAACCGTGCGTTGCTCGAAGATGGGGCGCGACTTATTAACGATGACGTGATCGATTATGAAGAGATGCTCAACCCATTTGGGGGGATTTCACGGGCATTTTACATTGTCGATGAGGTACTTCAGTCGATTATGCATCCCCAAAAAAAGAAAAAAGCGAGCAAACTTAAACTCGATATGCTCATTAAAGAGCAGGAGATTTTTGAACTCATCGAACCGATCACCTCTTTGGAGAACGTGGTACTGAATCCATCAACCGAAAAAACCCTCCAAAACCTGATGCGTCAGTTGGATCGCGAAGTGATTGCCCGTCTCCATGCGTGGGGGGTAAAAGATAAAAAAGCGGGGATTGATGCCCGTATTATTTTTTACGGCCCTCCGGGTACTGGGAAAACATTAACCGCCCACTCACTCTCACGTTCACTCAAGCGTCAAGTGCTTAGTTTTGATTGTTCCAAAATCCTCTCGATGTATGTGGGAGAATCGGAAAAAAATGTCCGTAAAATCTTCGATACCTATGCCGATTTGACGGCACAGACCAAAACTGAGCCGATTTTGCTCCTCAACGAAGCCGACCAGTTTTTAGCATCACGTTCCGCAGGAGTAGGCTCATCTGCCGATCAAATGCACAATCAGATGCAAAATATCTTTTTAGAGCAAATCGAGAAGTTCCAAGGGATTTTGATTGCAACCACCAACCTCCTCGAAAACATTGACCAAGCATTTTCTCGTCGTTTTAACTACAAAATCGAGTTTAAAAAGCCCGATCAATCGCAACGCTTAAAACTGTGGGAGATGATGCTTCCGAAAAATGCTCCGTTTGAAGAGGGATTTGATGTGAACAAATTGACATCGCACCCACTAACGGGGGGGCAAATTAATCTGATTGTAAAAAATACCGCTTACAACGTAGCCGCACGCGATAACGCGATTTTTATGTTGAGCGATTTTGAAGATGAGATACGAAAAGAGAAAGCGGGAAGCTTCGATAACGAAAAATCGGTTGGGTTTTTGAACCGATAA
- a CDS encoding long-chain-fatty-acid--CoA ligase, with the protein MSYPYSNFYEMLFSVSEEKSSKKVIFIEDKSFTYTQFLESVDQLARALELIGIGGGDRVALICPNSVEFVQSVFAISKLGAVTVPINTMLKNEEYSYILDDCGAKLLITASKFAKEVESLCTAVASLEHTIWIDKAPKEDRCHLVLDEILSTHLHTHTPSSAKLDDTAVIFYTSGTTGHPKGAMISNRNLFSNLVAARERFDLSSRDRFIVYLPMFHSFTFSIMVILPFFVQASFVIIPSILPFSNIIKQTLLKQVTIFMGVPDIYNALIRAKLPWYFLWFNRIRVFVSGGSALNQDTLNRFRATFKRATMLEGYGLSECSPAVIINPIEKQKTLSVGLPLYGYEVKIVNEEMVELPIGEAGELIVKGDCVMQGYLNNPSESAETIQNGWLRTGDIAKVDEEGYVYIVDRIKDLIISKGINIYPRQIEEQMMLLPSVKLAAVIGMNDPHSGEVPIAFIELEEGFEQTTPAQIKAQLKEHLAAFKIPKTITVVESLPKTATGKVLKRVLKQQGNY; encoded by the coding sequence ATCTCGTATCCGTATTCTAACTTTTATGAAATGCTCTTCTCCGTTTCGGAAGAGAAATCTTCCAAAAAGGTTATCTTTATCGAGGATAAGAGCTTTACCTATACACAATTTTTAGAGAGTGTTGATCAACTTGCCCGTGCATTAGAACTGATAGGGATCGGAGGGGGTGATAGGGTTGCTCTTATCTGCCCCAACAGTGTAGAGTTTGTCCAAAGTGTCTTTGCTATCAGTAAGCTCGGTGCGGTAACCGTACCGATTAACACGATGCTTAAAAATGAGGAATATTCCTATATTTTAGACGATTGCGGTGCGAAACTACTGATTACTGCTTCTAAATTTGCCAAAGAGGTTGAGTCACTGTGCACAGCCGTCGCATCATTAGAACATACTATCTGGATTGATAAAGCCCCAAAAGAGGATCGATGCCATTTGGTATTGGATGAGATTCTCTCTACCCATTTACACACCCATACCCCAAGTTCAGCAAAACTCGATGACACCGCCGTCATCTTTTATACCTCCGGTACGACGGGACATCCAAAGGGTGCGATGATTAGTAATCGAAACCTTTTTTCAAACCTTGTCGCTGCACGTGAGCGTTTTGATTTGAGTTCACGGGATCGTTTCATCGTCTATCTCCCTATGTTTCATTCGTTTACGTTTTCGATTATGGTGATACTCCCGTTTTTCGTGCAGGCCTCTTTTGTGATCATCCCTTCTATTCTGCCGTTTAGTAATATTATTAAGCAAACATTACTCAAACAAGTAACGATATTTATGGGTGTACCTGATATTTACAATGCCCTTATCCGCGCGAAATTACCGTGGTATTTTTTGTGGTTTAACCGTATTCGTGTTTTTGTTTCCGGGGGATCGGCGCTAAACCAAGACACCCTTAACCGATTTCGTGCAACGTTTAAGCGTGCTACGATGTTAGAGGGGTATGGATTGAGTGAATGTTCTCCTGCGGTGATTATTAATCCGATAGAGAAACAAAAAACCCTCTCAGTCGGATTACCGCTCTATGGGTATGAGGTAAAAATTGTCAATGAGGAGATGGTTGAGCTCCCTATTGGTGAAGCGGGTGAGTTGATTGTCAAAGGGGACTGTGTTATGCAGGGGTATTTGAACAATCCATCCGAGAGTGCCGAAACGATCCAAAACGGCTGGCTTCGTACCGGTGATATCGCCAAAGTGGACGAAGAGGGATACGTTTATATCGTCGATCGTATTAAAGATTTGATTATCTCGAAAGGGATCAATATCTATCCACGCCAGATTGAAGAGCAGATGATGCTGTTACCCAGTGTTAAGCTTGCGGCGGTAATCGGTATGAACGATCCGCACAGCGGAGAGGTTCCGATTGCGTTTATCGAACTCGAAGAGGGGTTTGAACAGACAACTCCCGCTCAAATCAAAGCTCAACTCAAAGAGCATCTCGCCGCCTTTAAAATCCCTAAAACGATAACTGTGGTAGAATCTCTCCCGAAAACTGCCACCGGAAAAGTACTCAAACGAGTGTTAAAACAACAAGGAAACTATTGA
- a CDS encoding outer membrane protein transport protein codes for MRIITLSVLTAATLLAGGYKIPESSLNATALGAAYVANAHGADAAYYNPAAMVYNDDAGLLEVDATYIGLSKIHYASTSGAYNIDSKSESFLVPTLHFTSKKLGDNGARVGLSIVAPAGLSKRWDSQPAKSSAEEFTLQTIEVNPTMAVPLSNTMSLGVGFRIVRTDGVVKSNTGATQVSRDLTGDAIDYGYNLALNYRPLNNLSLAATYRSKISLDVEGSATLNYLPSAYPTHAAYSGPASVSIPLPAALNLATAYTFETETTVEAVYERTYWSAYKNLDFDYSGTPNAATVAFGTPIPKNYENTNTYRLGLTQKIDKLTAMAGIAYDESPTPEATLGYELPDSNAWIFSLGARYQITPSWNIGLAGLVDMKESREVHQSSGSNPVNGEFSNAKAYLVTAGIEYRF; via the coding sequence ATGCGTATCATCACTTTATCGGTATTGACTGCCGCAACACTATTGGCAGGGGGGTATAAAATCCCAGAGAGTTCACTCAATGCAACGGCACTTGGTGCAGCGTATGTGGCAAATGCACACGGCGCGGATGCGGCATATTATAATCCTGCTGCAATGGTCTATAATGATGATGCGGGGTTGCTCGAAGTCGATGCAACCTATATAGGACTCTCTAAAATTCACTATGCATCAACCAGTGGTGCATATAATATTGATTCAAAAAGTGAATCATTTTTGGTTCCAACACTCCATTTTACCTCTAAAAAATTGGGGGATAACGGTGCTCGTGTAGGGTTGAGTATTGTTGCTCCGGCGGGATTGTCAAAACGGTGGGATTCTCAACCGGCGAAATCGAGTGCGGAAGAGTTTACCCTTCAAACGATAGAGGTTAACCCTACTATGGCAGTGCCGTTGAGTAATACGATGAGTTTAGGGGTTGGCTTTCGAATCGTTCGGACAGACGGTGTTGTAAAAAGTAATACCGGAGCTACACAGGTGTCTCGCGATTTGACCGGAGATGCAATCGATTATGGTTATAACTTGGCGCTTAATTATCGACCTCTTAATAATCTTTCACTTGCGGCAACCTATCGTTCAAAAATTTCTTTGGATGTTGAGGGAAGTGCAACGCTTAATTATCTTCCATCTGCTTATCCAACACATGCTGCTTACAGCGGTCCAGCCAGTGTTTCTATTCCACTGCCTGCTGCTCTCAACCTTGCGACAGCTTATACGTTTGAAACGGAGACTACCGTAGAAGCGGTATATGAGCGAACCTATTGGTCAGCGTATAAAAATTTGGATTTTGACTACAGTGGAACACCAAATGCCGCGACAGTTGCTTTTGGGACTCCTATACCAAAAAATTATGAAAACACTAATACTTACCGTCTTGGCTTGACTCAAAAAATTGATAAACTAACGGCAATGGCAGGGATTGCGTATGATGAAAGTCCAACACCGGAAGCAACATTAGGGTATGAACTTCCCGATTCTAATGCATGGATTTTTTCTCTTGGTGCTCGTTATCAAATCACCCCTTCATGGAATATCGGTTTAGCCGGATTAGTTGATATGAAAGAATCACGTGAAGTACACCAGAGTAGTGGTAGTAATCCCGTCAATGGAGAGTTTTCTAACGCAAAAGCCTATTTGGTTACCGCCGGAATCGAGTACCGCTTTTGA
- the nfo gene encoding deoxyribonuclease IV, with protein MSKFVGAHVSASGGVFNAPLNAMKIGAKAFALFTKNQKQWAAKPLDNETIALFQANLAKSGILPKHILPHDSYLINLGHPEEDKRQKSLEAFIDEVNRCSQLGLDRLNFHPGSHLKQISEEECIDRIAFSMNEALSVTNGVTLVIENTAGQGSNLGWRFEHLNAIIERIEDKSRVGVCIDTCHMFTAGYDIRTREAYDATWKEFDTIVGFNYLKGMHINDSKPDLGSHVDRHDSLGKGKIGLEAFGFIMNDSRMDDIPLVLETIDETIWAQEIALLYSLQEK; from the coding sequence ATGTCTAAATTTGTCGGTGCTCACGTTTCCGCTTCGGGCGGTGTTTTTAACGCCCCTCTTAATGCAATGAAAATCGGGGCAAAAGCGTTTGCCCTTTTTACCAAAAACCAAAAACAGTGGGCGGCGAAGCCTCTCGATAATGAGACGATAGCACTGTTTCAAGCCAATCTTGCCAAAAGCGGAATCTTGCCAAAACACATTCTTCCTCACGATTCGTATCTCATCAATCTCGGTCATCCCGAAGAGGATAAACGGCAAAAATCGCTCGAAGCATTTATTGATGAGGTGAATCGTTGTTCTCAGCTGGGATTGGATCGGTTGAACTTCCATCCGGGGAGTCATTTGAAACAAATCAGTGAAGAAGAGTGTATTGATCGTATCGCATTCAGTATGAATGAAGCGTTAAGTGTTACGAATGGTGTCACACTCGTAATCGAAAATACGGCGGGTCAAGGGTCAAATTTAGGATGGCGTTTTGAACATCTAAATGCCATAATAGAGCGTATAGAGGACAAATCAAGAGTAGGTGTTTGTATCGATACGTGCCATATGTTTACAGCAGGTTATGATATTCGAACTCGAGAGGCGTATGATGCAACATGGAAAGAGTTTGATACAATTGTAGGGTTCAACTATCTCAAAGGGATGCACATTAACGATTCTAAACCAGACCTAGGAAGCCATGTGGATCGCCATGATTCACTGGGTAAAGGGAAAATAGGTTTGGAAGCGTTTGGATTTATCATGAATGATTCACGGATGGATGATATTCCACTCGTCCTTGAAACCATTGATGAGACGATTTGGGCTCAAGAGATAGCACTTTTATATTCACTACAGGAGAAATAA
- a CDS encoding pyridoxal phosphate-dependent aminotransferase, with amino-acid sequence MRLSERSSHVEQSHIRSMTRACNALDGINMAQGVCDLEVPREVIEGAYAAMNDGVNIYTPTEGLPRLRNAITAKMKRFYEVEIQPEQVLVSDGATGAFYTACMALLNPLDEVILFEPYYGYHRSTLTSLGVVSTFVRLEAPEWKLDMEALEAVVSPKTRAMVICNPANPSGKVYTRDELEEIGQFAEKHDLIVFADEMYEHFVYGDALHITALSVKSLRERCVVLSGFSKVFSITGWRLGYAIAPVSVIEAMAQLNDLIYVCAPAPLQIGAAVGLESIGDGYYTKLSIIHEHKRDLFCNALRDAGLIPSVPSGAYYVMCDVSSVRGNDDFEKAMEILEKTGVASVPGRAFYHDDAGKNMVRFCYSKPLDILEEAMMRIRKLR; translated from the coding sequence ATGCGACTGAGTGAACGAAGTTCTCATGTAGAACAATCCCATATCCGCTCGATGACACGAGCGTGTAATGCCCTAGATGGAATCAATATGGCGCAAGGGGTGTGCGATCTCGAAGTGCCTCGTGAAGTGATTGAGGGGGCGTATGCGGCGATGAATGATGGGGTGAATATCTATACCCCGACTGAAGGGTTACCACGATTACGCAATGCAATAACCGCTAAAATGAAACGGTTTTACGAGGTTGAGATTCAGCCTGAGCAGGTATTGGTCTCTGATGGGGCGACGGGAGCGTTTTATACGGCGTGTATGGCATTGCTCAACCCACTCGATGAGGTGATATTGTTCGAACCTTACTATGGTTATCACCGCTCCACGTTGACATCATTGGGAGTTGTCTCTACCTTTGTCCGTCTCGAAGCACCTGAATGGAAACTCGATATGGAAGCCCTCGAAGCAGTGGTGAGCCCAAAAACGAGAGCCATGGTTATCTGTAACCCCGCCAACCCAAGCGGTAAAGTCTACACCCGCGACGAACTCGAAGAGATAGGGCAATTTGCCGAAAAACACGATTTGATAGTCTTTGCCGATGAGATGTATGAGCACTTTGTATACGGCGATGCACTCCATATCACCGCACTTAGTGTGAAAAGTTTGAGAGAGCGATGTGTCGTGCTATCAGGCTTTTCGAAAGTGTTCAGCATCACAGGATGGCGATTGGGATACGCGATAGCACCCGTGAGCGTTATCGAAGCGATGGCACAACTCAACGATCTCATCTATGTCTGTGCCCCCGCACCGTTACAGATCGGTGCAGCGGTTGGATTAGAGAGTATAGGCGATGGTTATTACACGAAACTCTCTATCATCCATGAGCATAAACGTGACCTCTTTTGTAACGCGTTACGTGATGCGGGGCTGATTCCAAGCGTCCCTTCGGGTGCCTATTACGTCATGTGCGACGTGAGCAGTGTGCGTGGTAATGATGATTTTGAAAAAGCGATGGAAATTTTAGAAAAAACAGGGGTTGCTTCGGTACCGGGACGGGCATTTTATCACGATGATGCAGGGAAAAATATGGTGCGCTTTTGCTACTCTAAACCGCTTGATATACTCGAAGAGGCTATGATGCGAATTCGAAAATTGCGCTAA
- a CDS encoding aldo/keto reductase, whose translation MEYRYIGRSGLRVSPVCMGTMTFGSQCDEKEAFKIMDRAYDAGVNFFDTAELYPVPPEEKLSGLTEEMVGRWLKTKPRESVILATKVAGAASGWFVPPIRHGYTACDRFHIERAIEGSLKRLGTDYIDLYQMHWPDSVVPIEETMRAFDALVQSGKVRYIGTSNDTARGTMKSLMVSKYETLARFESIQNNFSLLNRRDLTEIGALCREEKISLLPYSPLGGGVLSGKYNQSSVAQGRFSDYVNSPNRRQRLMAARFLNDKTLASTQEYLKIAHEAGFHPVTMAIAWSKQFDFVASTIIGATSVEQLEPSLAAMEVSLSQEVLQKLDEVHAKILYPMG comes from the coding sequence ATGGAATATCGTTATATCGGACGGAGTGGTTTACGGGTATCTCCTGTGTGCATGGGGACAATGACATTTGGGAGCCAGTGCGATGAAAAAGAGGCTTTTAAGATCATGGATAGGGCGTATGATGCGGGGGTAAACTTTTTCGATACCGCCGAACTTTACCCTGTCCCACCAGAGGAGAAGCTATCTGGATTGACTGAAGAGATGGTGGGACGGTGGCTCAAAACCAAACCACGAGAGAGTGTTATCCTCGCAACCAAAGTAGCCGGTGCCGCATCTGGGTGGTTCGTCCCCCCAATCCGTCACGGATATACGGCGTGTGATCGGTTTCATATCGAGCGAGCGATAGAGGGGTCATTAAAACGGTTAGGTACTGATTATATCGACCTTTATCAGATGCATTGGCCCGATTCGGTAGTGCCGATAGAGGAGACGATGAGGGCGTTTGATGCACTGGTGCAAAGTGGAAAAGTACGTTATATCGGAACATCAAACGATACTGCGCGGGGGACGATGAAATCGCTCATGGTGAGTAAATATGAAACACTTGCCCGATTCGAATCGATTCAAAATAACTTTTCTCTCCTAAATCGTCGTGATTTAACTGAGATAGGGGCGTTATGCCGTGAAGAGAAAATTTCACTTCTTCCGTATTCACCGTTGGGGGGAGGGGTGCTGAGTGGAAAGTATAATCAATCCAGTGTTGCACAAGGGCGTTTTAGTGATTACGTCAACTCTCCTAATCGTCGTCAGCGTCTTATGGCGGCACGATTTTTGAACGATAAAACATTAGCATCTACGCAAGAGTATTTAAAAATTGCCCATGAAGCCGGATTTCATCCTGTAACAATGGCGATAGCGTGGAGCAAACAGTTCGATTTTGTCGCTTCAACGATTATCGGAGCAACGTCGGTTGAGCAACTCGAACCCTCGTTGGCAGCGATGGAAGTGAGCCTATCGCAAGAGGTGTTACAAAAATTGGATGAAGTACATGCAAAAATTCTCTATCCTATGGGTTAG